TAAGTTCGCTTTACCGCGTCTGCTTCCCTGCATTAATAGTGATCTTTACTTTACATCCTGTGGCAGATATGGTAAGCTATCTATGAGTACAAATTGGACAGATTTCGACGACAAAAACCTCGCTAAGCGCGTCCCAGATTGACCTAAGGAGGATTTTTCGGTGGAAAACATGCCTTCGTATTCTGTAAATAACTTCGACAAATTTGCCTTCGAGTATATCCGCACCGACCGTCAGCGGGACATGGAGATTTTTCACTTCCACGACTACTACGAAATCTACTACCTAGTTTCAGGACAAAGAGATTATTTTATCGACAACCGCACCTACCATGTGGAACCCGGCAATATTGTGCTGATCAATAAAGGTGTAATCCACCGGACAATCGGCAACAGCGACGCACAAGGTTATGAACGGGCCCTGTTTTATTATGAGAAACACTTTGAAGAAGAGATTAATCAGCGCTTTCCCAACGCCGATCTTTTTTCGATTTTCAATCTCGATCTGCATGTGTTTACTCTGCCTAGGGAGAACCAGAAGTTTATTGAGAACCAAATTGTTAAGATCGCTTCCGAATGTCACAATAAACCAGAACTCTACCAGGAGTATATTGAGGTACTGTTTATTGAACTTTTAATGTATCTCAAGCGCTGTATCAACGATTCGTTAACCGCAGTGCCCCAGACAACTAATCTTAAACTGGCCAAGATCTCTGATATTATCGCATTCATCAACAACAATTATATGCATCGTCTGACTCTGTCCTTAATCACCGAGAAGTTTTATATCAGCACCAGCTGTTTTACCAAAACCTTTAAAGATGCCACCGGCTTTACTTTTGTGCAGTACTTAAACAACCTGCGAATTAAGCACGCCCAGTACATGCTGAGGGGAACCGATCTCACCGTTTCGGATATCGCCGAGCGGGTCGGTTACGAGAGTGTAACCCACTTCGGCCGGGTCTTTAAAAAGATTACCGGGGTCTCGCCCCTCACCTACCGCAAACAATAAATAAGCTAGAAAAATAAGTTCCACTGCTGGAACTTATTTTTGTGCCTTTTTTAACTCATACCTGGCTCCAGCCCGAGCTGCAAAACTGAACACATGCTGATCCTCCTGCTCAATCTCCACCGGCTGCCCGTCACAGAACACATCAAGCAGCTCTGCCGAACGAACGCGGCAGCGCCTGGTCAAGTTGGCCATGATAACCGCGTTTACAAGGCTGCCCTTTTCCCAAGTCAGCTCAACTTCAAAAGCTCCTCGTGTCCTCAACCCCTTGACCGATCCCTCAGACCAAGCTTTGGGCAGCGCCGGCAGCAGGTGCAGCTCATCGGCATGGCTTTGGATCAGCATTTCAGCTATACCTGCTGTTCCTCCAAAGTTGCCGTCAATCTGAAACGGTGGATGAGCATCAAAAAGATTGTCATAAGTAGACCGCTTCAGCAGTGTGCTCACATATTCATAAGCCTGCTCT
The window above is part of the Bacillota bacterium genome. Proteins encoded here:
- a CDS encoding AraC family transcriptional regulator: MENMPSYSVNNFDKFAFEYIRTDRQRDMEIFHFHDYYEIYYLVSGQRDYFIDNRTYHVEPGNIVLINKGVIHRTIGNSDAQGYERALFYYEKHFEEEINQRFPNADLFSIFNLDLHVFTLPRENQKFIENQIVKIASECHNKPELYQEYIEVLFIELLMYLKRCINDSLTAVPQTTNLKLAKISDIIAFINNNYMHRLTLSLITEKFYISTSCFTKTFKDATGFTFVQYLNNLRIKHAQYMLRGTDLTVSDIAERVGYESVTHFGRVFKKITGVSPLTYRKQ